One part of the Acinetobacter sp. XS-4 genome encodes these proteins:
- a CDS encoding amino acid permease: protein MSNQNLSESHEQGELHRSLSNRHLQLIAIGGAIGTGLFMGSGKTISLAGPSILFIYLIIGVMVFFVMRALGELLLSNLAYKSFIDFTTDLIGPWAGYFVGWTYWLCWITIGIADLSAIIYYLQFFNNGLPFSPVEGAMISVAAIVFIMGLNLLTVRLFGELEFWFALIKILAIIILIAVGLWMIFTGFTSTTGEVASFTHLWANGGFFPTGVHGFLAGFQIAIFAFVGVELVGTTAAETKDPERNLPKAINSIPIRIIIFYVLALIIVMSVTPWNKIDPAISPFVNLFSQAGVAAAAILMNLVVLSSVMSSMNSGVFSTSRMLFGLSREDQGPKAFGKLNRRAVPANALYFSAACLLLGAALQYFVPNTVEAFTLATTLSTILFICVWLLIIWSYIRYYTTRPELHAKSTFKLPGGLFTCWITIIFFIGMIYVLSLEPDTFKALKVSPIWFLILIVGYFFFYKPRHKK from the coding sequence ATGTCGAATCAAAATCTGAGTGAGTCTCATGAACAAGGTGAGCTCCATCGTAGCCTGTCAAATCGGCATTTACAGCTGATCGCGATTGGCGGTGCAATTGGTACGGGATTGTTTATGGGATCAGGCAAAACGATTAGTCTTGCTGGCCCCTCAATCTTATTTATTTACCTGATCATTGGTGTGATGGTGTTTTTTGTCATGCGTGCGCTTGGCGAATTACTTCTTTCAAACCTTGCCTATAAATCATTTATTGATTTCACAACAGATTTAATTGGCCCATGGGCAGGTTATTTTGTCGGTTGGACCTATTGGTTGTGTTGGATCACCATCGGTATTGCAGATCTTTCCGCAATTATCTATTACTTACAATTCTTCAATAACGGTCTACCTTTCTCGCCTGTCGAAGGTGCCATGATTAGTGTTGCAGCCATCGTATTCATTATGGGTTTGAACTTGTTAACAGTTCGCTTGTTTGGTGAATTAGAGTTTTGGTTTGCACTTATCAAAATCCTAGCAATTATTATTTTAATTGCTGTGGGTCTATGGATGATCTTTACGGGCTTTACCTCGACGACAGGTGAAGTTGCTTCATTTACACATCTATGGGCAAATGGCGGTTTCTTCCCGACGGGTGTACATGGCTTCTTGGCAGGTTTCCAGATTGCGATTTTTGCTTTCGTTGGTGTAGAACTTGTCGGAACAACGGCTGCGGAAACTAAAGATCCTGAACGTAATTTGCCTAAAGCAATTAACTCAATTCCAATTCGTATCATTATTTTCTATGTGCTTGCATTAATTATTGTCATGTCAGTAACACCATGGAATAAAATTGATCCAGCGATCAGCCCATTTGTAAACTTGTTTAGTCAAGCAGGTGTTGCAGCAGCAGCAATCTTGATGAACTTGGTCGTGTTGTCATCAGTGATGTCATCAATGAACAGTGGCGTGTTTTCAACAAGCCGTATGTTGTTTGGTCTATCTCGTGAAGATCAGGGACCAAAAGCTTTTGGTAAATTGAACAGACGTGCAGTACCTGCAAATGCATTGTATTTCTCTGCTGCGTGTTTATTGTTAGGTGCAGCATTACAGTATTTTGTACCAAATACCGTTGAGGCGTTTACGCTTGCAACAACACTTTCAACAATTCTGTTCATTTGCGTGTGGTTACTGATTATCTGGAGTTATATCCGTTATTACACTACACGTCCTGAGCTGCATGCAAAATCAACATTTAAATTGCCAGGCGGCTTATTTACATGTTGGATCACGATTATTTTCTTTATTGGTATGATTTACGTGTTGTCTTTAGAGCCAGATACGTTTAAAGCGCTTAAAGTCAGCCCAATTTGGTTTCTTATATTGATCGTTGGTTATTTCTTCTTCTATAAACCGCGTCATAAAAAGTAA
- the lysA gene encoding diaminopimelate decarboxylase: MSFTRINGVLHAEQCSMEQLAQQFGTPLYVYSKAAFEKHYLDMDRAFDFIDHQICFAVKSNSNLAVLNVLAKLGAGFDIVSGGELARVLKAGGDASKVVFSGLGKTEADIETSLNVGIACFNVESYAELDRLQKVAARLGKKAPISLRVNPDVDAKTHPYISTGLKENKFGIPSDTVYETYQYAASLPNLEIIGIDCHIGSQLTETKPFVDALDRVMLMIEELKKLGINLKHIDIGGGLGVCYKDETPPSVEEYANSMKPALEKLGLKVYMEPGRSISANAGVLLTKVDLLKPTTHRNFAIIDAAMNDLIRPALYEAWMDIQPVVPSSDIEEKTWDLVGAICETGDFIGKDRSLALKENDLLAVLGAGAYGFVMSSNYNTRGRAAEVMVSGDKAHLIRERETVESLWEKESLLPEE, encoded by the coding sequence ATGAGTTTCACTCGCATTAATGGAGTATTGCACGCAGAGCAATGTTCTATGGAGCAGCTTGCGCAGCAATTTGGCACACCCTTGTATGTTTATTCAAAAGCAGCTTTTGAAAAACATTACTTAGATATGGACCGTGCTTTTGATTTTATTGATCATCAAATCTGTTTTGCGGTGAAATCTAACTCAAATTTAGCTGTTCTTAATGTATTGGCAAAACTTGGTGCTGGTTTTGATATCGTATCGGGTGGTGAGCTTGCACGTGTTTTAAAAGCGGGTGGAGATGCATCTAAAGTTGTTTTTTCGGGTTTAGGTAAAACCGAAGCCGATATCGAAACATCTTTAAATGTAGGCATTGCTTGCTTTAATGTAGAGTCTTATGCAGAACTAGACCGTCTTCAAAAAGTTGCAGCTCGTCTAGGCAAAAAAGCGCCGATTTCTTTACGTGTAAATCCAGACGTAGATGCAAAAACGCATCCTTATATTTCAACAGGTTTAAAAGAAAATAAATTTGGTATTCCAAGTGATACCGTTTATGAAACCTATCAATATGCTGCATCTTTACCAAACCTTGAGATTATTGGAATTGACTGCCACATTGGTTCGCAATTAACCGAGACTAAACCATTCGTTGATGCTTTAGATCGTGTCATGTTGATGATTGAGGAACTAAAAAAACTTGGCATCAATCTTAAACATATTGATATTGGTGGTGGTTTAGGTGTTTGTTATAAAGATGAAACACCGCCAAGTGTTGAAGAATATGCAAACTCAATGAAACCTGCTTTAGAAAAGTTAGGTCTTAAAGTTTATATGGAACCGGGCCGTAGCATTAGTGCAAATGCAGGTGTGCTTTTAACCAAAGTTGATTTGCTCAAGCCAACGACTCATCGTAACTTCGCCATTATTGATGCTGCAATGAACGATTTAATTCGCCCTGCATTATATGAAGCATGGATGGATATCCAACCTGTGGTACCAAGTTCAGATATTGAAGAAAAAACTTGGGATCTCGTAGGTGCAATCTGTGAGACAGGTGACTTCATTGGTAAAGATCGCTCATTGGCTTTAAAAGAAAATGACTTGTTAGCTGTTCTCGGTGCTGGTGCTTATGGTTTTGTAATGAGTTCAAATTACAATACACGTGGACGTGCTGCAGAAGTGATGGTGTCTGGCGACAAAGCTCATTTGATTCGTGAACGTGAAACAGTTGAATCCCTTTGGGAAAAAGAAAGTTTATTGCCTGAGGAGTAA
- a CDS encoding alpha/beta fold hydrolase: MNLIFLPGASGSTTFWHPLIEKLPQHYQTKIIGYPGFGDIPESLEIKNFEDLKKYVVDQINEESVIVAQSMGGIFAVAAALQKPQLVKGLVLIATSGGINLERFNVQDWREAYQQAFLKYPDWFITTNANYEEFLSDINVETLLIWGDNDPVSPVQVGQYLNQKFENSTLYVVKDGDHQLAEKHADEVVVQIKDYLKS, translated from the coding sequence ATGAATTTAATTTTCTTACCGGGCGCATCAGGCAGTACGACATTTTGGCATCCCTTGATTGAAAAATTACCTCAGCATTACCAGACAAAAATTATTGGTTACCCGGGTTTTGGGGATATACCAGAATCCCTTGAGATCAAAAACTTTGAAGACCTAAAAAAGTATGTGGTTGATCAAATTAATGAAGAATCTGTAATTGTTGCTCAATCTATGGGTGGGATTTTTGCTGTTGCAGCAGCGTTGCAAAAACCTCAATTGGTGAAAGGGCTGGTCTTGATTGCAACTTCTGGTGGAATTAACCTTGAACGATTTAATGTGCAAGACTGGCGTGAAGCATACCAGCAAGCATTTTTAAAATATCCAGATTGGTTTATTACTACCAATGCCAACTATGAAGAGTTCTTATCAGATATAAACGTTGAAACTTTATTAATCTGGGGTGATAACGATCCGGTGAGTCCCGTTCAGGTGGGTCAATATTTAAATCAAAAATTTGAGAATTCGACGTTATATGTTGTGAAGGATGGTGATCATCAGTTGGCAGAAAAACATGCCGATGAAGTTGTAGTGCAAATAAAAGACTATTTAAAAAGTTGA
- a CDS encoding YkvA family protein, with product MAWLQSLKDWAKRLKKQIIMLWFASKHPQMPILPKILAVIAVAYAFSPIDLIPDFIPILGFVDDALILPILIWLAVRFTPKQVILDAEQQADEWLEQQERRPQNYLVAVLIILVWITLAVMAYFYFGGGL from the coding sequence GTGGCTTGGTTACAGTCCTTAAAAGATTGGGCAAAACGTCTAAAAAAACAAATTATTATGCTTTGGTTTGCATCGAAGCATCCTCAAATGCCGATATTGCCTAAAATTTTGGCAGTGATTGCTGTTGCCTATGCTTTTAGTCCGATCGATTTAATTCCAGATTTTATTCCTATTTTAGGTTTTGTCGATGACGCTTTAATTTTGCCCATTCTTATTTGGTTAGCTGTTCGCTTTACGCCTAAACAAGTCATTTTAGATGCAGAACAACAAGCTGATGAATGGCTAGAGCAGCAGGAGCGACGACCTCAAAATTATTTGGTCGCTGTATTGATTATTTTAGTTTGGATAACGCTAGCGGTAATGGCCTATTTCTATTTTGGCGGCGGTTTATAA
- the epmA gene encoding EF-P lysine aminoacylase EpmA — translation MNLSYQPTCSIDALKARAKLYNQIRQFFAERDVMEVETPIVSQAGVTDVHLASVQALRHINGKLQTQYLQTSPEFAMKRLLASGSGPIYQICKVFRDDEHGRKHNSEFTMLEWYRPAFDLKALMHETADLLQSCLQHRFGEVRPFILSYKHAFQDRLDINPLQATLKQLKDTANRVGLNLDLGDDRLAYIDLLFSHFVEPSLGFDAPVFLTDFPPEMASLAKVKVDEDGEEIAARFEVYIEGLELANAYDELLDADVLRSRFEADNAERVKQGLHVMPLDEHLLAALPHMPECSGIALGVDRLLMVAMDQVKIEKVITFPAEIA, via the coding sequence ATGAATTTAAGTTATCAACCTACTTGTTCAATTGATGCCTTAAAAGCACGTGCCAAGCTCTATAACCAGATTCGTCAATTTTTTGCTGAACGTGATGTCATGGAAGTGGAAACACCGATTGTTTCGCAAGCAGGTGTCACCGATGTGCATTTAGCTTCTGTTCAGGCTTTACGTCATATTAATGGCAAATTGCAGACTCAATATTTACAGACTTCGCCTGAGTTTGCCATGAAGCGTTTGCTGGCGAGTGGCAGTGGGCCGATTTACCAGATTTGTAAGGTTTTTCGAGACGATGAACACGGGCGTAAACACAATAGTGAATTTACCATGCTTGAATGGTACCGTCCCGCTTTTGATCTAAAAGCTTTAATGCATGAAACCGCCGATTTATTGCAAAGCTGTTTGCAGCATCGCTTTGGTGAAGTTCGTCCGTTTATTTTAAGTTATAAACATGCTTTTCAAGATCGTCTTGATATTAACCCATTACAAGCAACGTTGAAGCAACTCAAAGATACGGCAAATCGCGTGGGATTAAACCTTGATTTGGGTGATGACCGTTTAGCTTATATCGATTTGTTATTTTCGCATTTTGTTGAACCAAGTTTAGGGTTTGATGCACCTGTCTTTTTAACTGACTTTCCACCAGAAATGGCATCTTTGGCAAAAGTAAAAGTAGATGAAGATGGGGAAGAGATTGCAGCACGTTTTGAGGTTTATATTGAGGGTTTAGAGCTGGCAAATGCTTACGATGAATTACTTGATGCAGACGTATTACGCTCACGCTTTGAAGCAGACAATGCAGAACGGGTTAAGCAAGGCCTTCATGTTATGCCTTTAGATGAACATTTGTTAGCAGCTTTGCCTCATATGCCAGAATGCTCAGGAATTGCTTTAGGTGTAGACCGCTTACTCATGGTTGCCATGGATCAGGTTAAAATTGAAAAAGTCATTACCTTTCCAGCAGAAATTGCTTAA
- a CDS encoding 4-phosphoerythronate dehydrogenase, which translates to MKIVADENLAFTDYFFSEFGDIQHHAGRTLTHADVKDAEALLVRSVTAVNASLIENTALKYVGSATIGTDHLDIPALEKQGITWANAAGCNAQAVAEYVITALLHLDMNLLEQQEKFTLGIVGLGNVGTRLAHMAQLLGWSVIGFDPYVQLDSIKNVSLETLLKQANAISIHVPLTKNAEHATYHLFDEQAFAALQPNTILINSARGPVVKEAALIEDIQRTQRKVVLDVFEHEPVISEELIDMLALATPHIAGYSLEGKARGTQMIYEAFCQKFGFDINKRFETQLPACDDYFSGNDLKAVLKQKLAQIYDIAQDDVNIRACIKEGKVEQKAFDLLRKNYPLRREWAAHGGPQA; encoded by the coding sequence ATGAAAATCGTCGCAGATGAAAATTTGGCATTTACCGATTACTTTTTTTCAGAGTTTGGCGATATTCAACACCATGCAGGACGCACCTTAACACATGCAGATGTAAAAGATGCAGAAGCATTATTGGTTCGCTCAGTCACTGCGGTGAATGCAAGCTTAATCGAAAATACAGCATTAAAATATGTGGGTAGTGCCACAATCGGAACCGATCATTTAGATATTCCTGCTTTAGAGAAACAAGGAATTACATGGGCAAATGCGGCAGGTTGTAATGCGCAGGCAGTTGCTGAATATGTCATTACTGCTTTACTTCATTTAGATATGAACCTTTTAGAACAACAAGAAAAATTTACCCTAGGAATAGTGGGGCTTGGAAACGTCGGTACGCGTTTGGCACATATGGCCCAGTTGTTGGGCTGGAGTGTGATTGGTTTTGACCCATATGTGCAGTTAGATTCAATTAAAAATGTGAGTTTAGAAACTCTTTTGAAACAAGCCAATGCAATTTCAATTCATGTGCCTTTAACCAAAAATGCTGAACATGCGACGTATCATCTTTTTGATGAGCAAGCGTTTGCTGCACTTCAACCGAACACAATTTTAATTAATAGTGCGCGTGGTCCAGTCGTGAAAGAAGCTGCTTTAATTGAAGATATTCAGCGTACCCAGCGTAAAGTTGTGCTCGATGTATTTGAGCATGAGCCAGTGATATCTGAAGAGCTTATCGATATGTTAGCGTTGGCAACACCGCATATTGCAGGTTATAGCCTTGAAGGGAAGGCTCGTGGCACCCAAATGATTTATGAAGCGTTCTGCCAAAAGTTTGGATTCGATATAAATAAACGTTTCGAGACCCAATTGCCTGCATGTGACGACTATTTTTCAGGAAATGATTTAAAAGCGGTGTTAAAGCAAAAATTAGCTCAAATTTATGATATTGCTCAAGATGATGTCAACATCCGTGCTTGCATTAAAGAGGGCAAAGTTGAGCAAAAAGCATTTGATTTATTACGTAAGAATTATCCGCTGCGCCGTGAATGGGCAGCACATGGAGGGCCGCAGGCATGA
- a CDS encoding Tim44-like domain-containing protein: MEVHQRGLITGILMAALAISPLAEAKRAGGGKSHGMARSSTSSQSYQQPRQVTPAQQPATAPQRSGPGVGSMVAAGVAGAAVGAVAANALADDKPTSTEHQATQAGTEQAAQAQEEKKGGIPSWLWVLLAAALAFFVFRKLGAKKKLAGNNPYAPNNDGQNPFGRSAAPQATPRNAGDNTNIFGQSVGGGAATQAPFGSATTSNGNQLPDGSEPAAFLRIARQRFNHIQSMNTASNIEEIRRYLTPELYSSMYNDIMENQDQDVAEFSNLNAMVVDSATENGQYVVSVRFTGTVSEDLNSLPQPFTEIWHFVKPAGSQQDWVVAGIQQA; this comes from the coding sequence ATGGAAGTACACCAGCGTGGCTTGATTACCGGTATTTTAATGGCTGCTTTAGCAATTTCGCCTCTTGCTGAAGCTAAACGTGCAGGTGGTGGTAAAAGCCACGGTATGGCACGCTCTTCTACTTCAAGCCAGTCTTATCAACAACCTCGTCAAGTGACTCCTGCTCAACAACCTGCTACTGCACCTCAACGATCAGGTCCGGGTGTTGGTTCAATGGTTGCAGCTGGTGTGGCTGGTGCTGCCGTAGGTGCTGTTGCAGCAAATGCTTTAGCTGATGACAAACCAACATCAACTGAACATCAAGCAACTCAAGCTGGAACAGAACAAGCTGCTCAAGCGCAAGAAGAGAAAAAAGGTGGAATTCCTAGCTGGCTTTGGGTATTACTTGCAGCAGCTTTAGCCTTTTTTGTTTTCCGCAAATTGGGCGCAAAAAAAAAATTAGCGGGTAATAATCCTTACGCACCAAATAATGATGGTCAAAACCCATTTGGCCGTTCTGCTGCGCCACAAGCGACACCACGTAATGCTGGAGATAATACAAATATCTTTGGTCAATCTGTTGGTGGCGGTGCAGCAACCCAAGCTCCTTTTGGTAGTGCAACAACGAGCAATGGCAATCAACTTCCAGATGGTAGTGAACCTGCTGCTTTCTTACGTATTGCACGTCAACGTTTTAATCACATCCAGTCGATGAATACTGCAAGTAACATTGAAGAAATTCGCCGTTACTTAACACCAGAACTTTATAGTTCTATGTATAACGACATCATGGAAAACCAAGATCAAGACGTTGCTGAATTTAGCAATCTGAATGCGATGGTTGTAGACAGCGCGACTGAAAATGGTCAATACGTTGTAAGCGTACGCTTCACGGGTACTGTGAGTGAAGATTTAAACAGCTTGCCACAACCATTTACTGAAATCTGGCACTTTGTTAAGCCTGCTGGCTCTCAGCAAGACTGGGTTGTTGCAGGCATTCAACAAGCTTAA
- a CDS encoding LysE family translocator, translating into MTTLLIPYLIAITLLTLTPGLDTTLIIRTATLEGKSKAFQAAVGISLGCIAWGIVVACGLGALLMASDLAFNILKWMGAAYLTWLGLNMILKPRSQLSDMQGSNSNMAISQNWFIKGFLGNLLNPKVGIFYISFLPQFIPPQASAITWVMGLVMIHVVIGILWSILLILAMQPLSRYLKQPKFVKYMDRITGSIFVLFALKLALSKR; encoded by the coding sequence ATGACCACCCTACTCATTCCTTACTTAATTGCGATTACATTACTTACGCTTACACCTGGTCTCGATACGACTTTAATTATTCGTACTGCTACTCTTGAAGGTAAATCGAAAGCATTTCAAGCAGCAGTGGGTATCAGCCTTGGCTGTATTGCATGGGGAATTGTGGTTGCTTGTGGTCTGGGTGCTTTGCTCATGGCTTCTGATTTAGCTTTTAATATTCTGAAATGGATGGGGGCTGCTTACCTTACATGGTTGGGTTTAAATATGATTTTAAAACCGCGTAGCCAACTTTCAGACATGCAAGGAAGTAATTCAAATATGGCTATTTCACAGAATTGGTTTATTAAAGGTTTTTTGGGTAACTTACTCAATCCCAAAGTTGGAATTTTTTATATTTCATTTCTTCCACAATTTATTCCACCACAAGCATCTGCTATCACTTGGGTTATGGGGCTTGTGATGATTCATGTGGTGATTGGAATCTTATGGTCAATTTTATTAATTTTAGCCATGCAGCCACTGTCACGTTATCTGAAGCAACCTAAGTTTGTGAAATATATGGACCGGATTACAGGCAGTATTTTTGTGTTGTTTGCTTTAAAACTGGCTTTGAGTAAAAGGTAA
- the fdhD gene encoding formate dehydrogenase accessory sulfurtransferase FdhD: MTPHSYGVETLQVKRFKKTESESVLDNIVQEHPIALVYNGISHAVMMATPTDINVFAKGFSLSEGILTSLKELYAIEVHESELGIEVNMTISSRAFAALKERRRMLVGRTGCGLCGIESLEQLQLDIPKITIGPSKEWLEQIPIAISHLKDQQKITALTGGAHAAAWVVQGKIMALFEDVGRHNALDKLLGYLAQENYDTSSGFVVMTSRASYELIRKCAQLNIGLLASISAPTSMAIRLAKISGLTLASFCRGDDFVLYT, from the coding sequence TTGACACCACATTCTTATGGGGTTGAAACATTACAAGTAAAGCGGTTTAAGAAAACCGAATCTGAAAGTGTTTTAGATAATATTGTTCAAGAACATCCGATTGCTTTGGTATATAACGGCATTTCTCATGCAGTGATGATGGCAACGCCTACCGATATTAATGTGTTTGCTAAAGGTTTTAGTCTGTCCGAAGGAATTTTAACGAGCTTAAAAGAGTTGTATGCCATTGAGGTTCATGAAAGTGAACTGGGAATTGAAGTGAATATGACCATTTCATCTAGAGCATTTGCTGCGTTAAAAGAAAGGCGACGTATGTTGGTGGGTCGTACAGGCTGTGGTTTGTGTGGTATTGAAAGTTTGGAGCAGCTTCAGCTCGATATTCCTAAAATTACGATCGGGCCTTCCAAAGAATGGCTTGAACAAATTCCAATCGCGATTTCTCATTTAAAAGATCAACAGAAAATTACTGCCTTAACGGGTGGCGCTCATGCCGCTGCTTGGGTGGTTCAAGGCAAAATCATGGCTTTGTTTGAAGATGTTGGCCGTCATAATGCTTTAGATAAATTGTTAGGTTATTTAGCTCAAGAAAACTACGACACCAGTTCAGGTTTTGTTGTTATGACCAGTCGTGCAAGCTACGAATTAATCCGTAAATGTGCTCAGCTTAATATTGGTTTATTGGCTTCAATTTCTGCTCCAACCAGTATGGCCATTCGGCTCGCAAAAATATCTGGCCTAACTTTAGCAAGCTTTTGTCGTGGAGATGATTTCGTTTTATATACATAA
- the radA gene encoding DNA repair protein RadA, with the protein MSKVKTVYRCEQCGADHLKWAGQCSECGEWNSLTEVKLEPTTAHRARPKIGGYAGQAANITTLNKVSVSHETRLPTGISEFDRVLGGGLVTGSVVLIGGDPGIGKSTILLQTATYMASAKSSALYITGEESLSQVALRAQRLDLPTDQLKVMAETCVERICEVLEQEKPVVAILDSIQTLYTETLQSAPGGVSQIRESAALLTRYAKNSGTALFIVGHVTKEGALAGPRVLEHMVDCVLYFEGQSDSRYRMIRAVKNRFGAVNELGVFGMTDKGLREVANPSAIFLSRYDEAIPGSIVMISREGTRPLLVEVQALVDDAQGQPRRVALGLEQNRLNMLLAVMHRHGGVQTTGQDVYVNIVGGLKITETGSDLAVLLACASSLRTKALPQQLAVFGEVGLSGEIRPVPNGQERLKEAAKHGFKYVILPRGNAPQKAIPGVQVIAVARLHEALTEAMQLSDELT; encoded by the coding sequence ATGAGCAAAGTCAAAACTGTTTACCGTTGCGAACAATGTGGTGCCGATCATCTTAAATGGGCAGGTCAATGTTCAGAGTGTGGTGAATGGAATTCTTTGACTGAAGTTAAACTTGAGCCTACCACTGCTCATCGCGCACGTCCGAAAATTGGGGGCTATGCGGGTCAAGCTGCCAATATTACAACGCTAAATAAAGTTTCGGTTTCTCATGAAACACGCTTACCGACTGGTATCAGTGAATTTGATCGCGTACTTGGCGGAGGCTTAGTTACGGGTTCAGTCGTATTGATTGGTGGTGACCCCGGAATTGGTAAATCGACCATTCTTTTGCAAACAGCAACCTATATGGCAAGTGCAAAAAGTTCTGCACTTTATATTACCGGTGAAGAATCTTTATCTCAGGTTGCACTTCGCGCACAACGTCTTGACTTGCCTACCGACCAGTTAAAAGTCATGGCCGAAACCTGTGTTGAACGAATTTGCGAAGTCTTAGAACAAGAAAAACCTGTCGTGGCGATCTTAGATTCGATCCAAACGCTTTATACAGAAACACTTCAATCGGCACCGGGTGGTGTTTCACAAATTCGTGAATCTGCTGCTTTATTAACTCGTTATGCAAAAAATAGTGGCACTGCACTCTTCATTGTTGGTCATGTGACCAAAGAAGGTGCACTGGCAGGTCCACGTGTTTTAGAACACATGGTGGACTGTGTACTGTACTTTGAAGGTCAATCAGACTCACGTTATCGAATGATTCGCGCTGTTAAAAACCGTTTTGGTGCGGTGAATGAACTTGGCGTATTTGGCATGACAGATAAAGGTTTACGCGAAGTTGCTAACCCTTCTGCCATTTTCTTAAGCCGTTATGATGAAGCGATTCCCGGTTCAATTGTCATGATTAGCCGTGAAGGGACTCGCCCTCTTTTGGTCGAAGTCCAAGCCTTAGTTGATGATGCCCAAGGGCAACCTCGTCGCGTCGCACTTGGTCTTGAACAAAACCGTTTGAACATGCTGCTTGCTGTCATGCATCGTCATGGCGGTGTTCAAACCACAGGACAAGATGTCTATGTGAACATTGTGGGTGGCTTAAAAATTACCGAAACAGGTTCAGACTTAGCAGTTTTATTAGCATGTGCTTCAAGTTTACGGACTAAAGCTTTACCTCAACAACTTGCAGTTTTTGGAGAAGTGGGTCTTTCTGGTGAAATTCGTCCTGTACCAAATGGTCAGGAGCGTTTAAAAGAAGCTGCAAAACATGGTTTTAAGTATGTCATTTTGCCAAGAGGTAATGCGCCGCAAAAAGCAATTCCCGGCGTACAAGTCATTGCAGTTGCCCGTCTACATGAAGCATTGACCGAAGCAATGCAACTGAGTGATGAATTGACATAA
- the dapF gene encoding diaminopimelate epimerase, whose translation MLLEFTKMHGLGNDFMVVDLISQRAYLDTETIQRLADRHFGIGFDQLLIVEPPDLPEADFKYRIFNADGSEVEQCGNGVRCFARFVHERHLTTKTSITVQTKAGIVKPELGQNGWVRVNMGYPKFLPNEIPFIAEQPEALYTLELANDQNISIDVVNMGNPHAVTIVPDVLTADVAGIGPQVESHKRFPERVNAGFMQIIDEKHVRLRVFERGVGETLACGTGACAAAVSGMRRGLLGNSVEVELAGGKLQIEWQEGDVVWMTGPTTHVYDGRLDLRYFQG comes from the coding sequence ATGTTGTTAGAATTTACTAAAATGCATGGCTTAGGCAATGACTTTATGGTGGTTGATCTAATCAGCCAACGTGCCTATTTAGATACAGAAACAATTCAACGTTTAGCCGATCGTCATTTCGGTATTGGTTTTGATCAACTTTTAATTGTTGAACCACCTGATTTACCGGAAGCAGATTTTAAATATCGTATTTTTAATGCAGATGGTTCTGAAGTTGAACAATGTGGTAATGGCGTGCGCTGTTTTGCTCGTTTTGTACATGAGCGTCATTTAACAACGAAAACAAGTATTACCGTCCAAACTAAAGCAGGGATTGTAAAACCTGAACTGGGGCAAAATGGTTGGGTTCGCGTGAATATGGGCTACCCGAAATTCTTGCCGAATGAAATTCCGTTCATTGCTGAACAACCAGAAGCTTTATATACACTTGAGTTAGCCAATGACCAAAACATTAGTATTGATGTGGTCAATATGGGCAACCCTCATGCTGTCACTATTGTTCCTGATGTATTAACTGCGGATGTTGCTGGTATTGGTCCACAAGTTGAATCGCATAAACGTTTCCCTGAGCGTGTGAATGCTGGCTTTATGCAAATCATTGATGAAAAGCATGTACGGTTACGTGTATTTGAACGTGGTGTAGGTGAAACCCTTGCGTGTGGTACAGGAGCTTGTGCTGCTGCGGTAAGTGGTATGCGCCGTGGCTTACTGGGTAATTCAGTTGAAGTTGAACTTGCTGGTGGTAAGCTACAAATCGAATGGCAAGAAGGTGATGTAGTCTGGATGACGGGTCCAACAACACATGTATATGATGGGCGTTTGGATTTACGTTATTTTCAAGGCTAA
- a CDS encoding lipoprotein, which translates to MRRVICLISLLSSSILLSACGQSGALQLPSDPNYDKRAKYLLYRNKEQKQVVQQDEQAEQPVESSAPTQTTSP; encoded by the coding sequence ATGCGTCGTGTCATTTGCCTCATCAGTTTATTGAGCAGCAGTATTTTGCTAAGCGCTTGCGGTCAGTCAGGAGCATTACAGCTACCTTCTGATCCGAATTATGACAAACGTGCGAAATACTTGCTCTATCGTAATAAAGAACAGAAACAAGTTGTGCAACAGGATGAACAAGCTGAACAGCCAGTTGAATCATCAGCCCCAACCCAAACAACTTCACCTTAA